A region from the Candidatus Electrothrix scaldis genome encodes:
- a CDS encoding calcium-binding protein, with protein MAQNKLQVGDSVVVKPNIEDPDLDIIIAGWQGRITEIEEEDNVIGIEWDSQTLRQMPDETIIQSEEEGLDWTKMYLLLEDVERTTPRDSENDVQEVIDLLTSKHEWAYLGEEGRRIQAVLDKAEDESEWAAYEAWQKHLQEVLKFPFEAEVVEWQERGPLRGVDKVKVTSVDEIVDPQGILVSLRHGRRKYEFPLCDLEVLDKSSPNYQPVKDYAIWFANR; from the coding sequence ATGGCACAAAACAAACTTCAGGTGGGTGATTCCGTGGTTGTCAAACCGAATATTGAAGACCCGGACCTGGATATTATCATTGCTGGCTGGCAAGGGCGGATCACTGAAATTGAGGAAGAAGACAACGTTATTGGTATAGAGTGGGATAGCCAGACACTCCGACAGATGCCAGACGAAACGATTATCCAGAGTGAAGAAGAAGGACTTGATTGGACCAAAATGTACCTTCTGCTGGAAGACGTTGAGCGGACAACGCCCAGGGATAGTGAAAATGATGTCCAGGAAGTAATTGATCTGCTTACCAGTAAGCATGAATGGGCGTACTTGGGTGAAGAAGGCAGGCGGATACAGGCTGTCCTGGACAAGGCTGAAGACGAAAGTGAATGGGCTGCCTACGAGGCTTGGCAGAAACATCTTCAGGAGGTGCTGAAATTTCCCTTTGAGGCAGAGGTAGTTGAGTGGCAGGAGAGAGGGCCGTTACGAGGAGTAGATAAGGTAAAAGTCACGAGTGTGGATGAGATTGTAGATCCCCAGGGAATATTGGTGTCGTTGCGGCATGGGCGCAGGAAGTATGAATTTCCCTTATGTGACTTAGAAGTGCTGGATAAATCCTCACCAAACTATCAGCCAGTGAAGGATTATGCGATTTGGTTTGCCAATCGTTGA
- a CDS encoding glutaminyl-peptide cyclotransferase, with the protein MRSWIFLIPLLLLLNGHIATSNTGIPQPVQYTYTVVQEYPHDPKAFTQGLIWDEGQVYESTGLYGRSSLRLVDLKTGQVKRQYNFPEGYFAEGITVFQDKIYQLTWKNNEAFLFDKREFTPLKSWPYLREGWGITHNGKELLVSDGSAFLYFLDPETLTEKRRILVQDDQGEVRKLNELEYVQGAIYANVWQTNRIAIIRPEDGVVTGWLDLSDLCQQMQSLWQARKDVLNGIMYDPVEDRLFITGKLWPSLFEIKVVRKETP; encoded by the coding sequence ATGCGAAGCTGGATTTTTTTGATCCCACTCCTCCTCTTGCTAAATGGGCATATTGCTACAAGCAATACCGGGATTCCACAGCCTGTTCAGTATACCTATACGGTGGTTCAGGAATACCCTCATGATCCCAAGGCCTTTACCCAGGGGCTCATCTGGGATGAGGGGCAAGTTTACGAAAGCACCGGGCTCTATGGCCGTTCTTCCCTGCGTCTGGTGGACCTGAAAACTGGGCAGGTAAAGCGGCAGTATAATTTCCCTGAAGGGTATTTTGCTGAGGGGATTACGGTGTTCCAGGATAAAATATATCAACTCACCTGGAAAAATAATGAAGCCTTTCTCTTTGATAAAAGAGAGTTCACTCCGCTTAAATCCTGGCCATACCTGCGTGAGGGCTGGGGCATTACCCATAACGGCAAGGAGCTGCTTGTTAGTGATGGTTCGGCCTTTTTGTATTTTCTTGATCCTGAGACTCTGACAGAGAAACGGCGCATTCTGGTACAGGATGATCAAGGAGAGGTCCGCAAATTGAATGAGCTGGAATATGTCCAGGGCGCAATCTATGCCAATGTCTGGCAGACCAACCGGATAGCCATTATTCGCCCGGAAGACGGCGTGGTCACTGGTTGGCTAGATCTGAGCGACCTGTGCCAGCAAATGCAGAGCCTTTGGCAAGCAAGAAAAGATGTGCTCAACGGGATCATGTATGATCCCGTTGAGGATCGCCTTTTTATTACCGGGAAACTTTGGCCCTCTTTATTTGAGATAAAAGTAGTGCGGAAGGAAACGCCTTAA
- the yejB gene encoding microcin C ABC transporter permease YejB, protein MSLYILKRFLLMIPTLFGVMFITFVITQFVPGGPVERMMAQIEGRGAGGESGGGSGGLYQGKKGLDEERIEQLKKLYGFDKPPIQRFFSMMGSYLVFDFGDSYYHQKGVAELVISKMPVSMSLGLWTFLIVYSVCIPLGIRKAVQDGSRFDVITSTIILVGYAIPGFVLGIILLVLFGGGSFWNIFPLRGLVSDNWAELSWSAKVLDYLWHMVLPIISTSVGSLAVMTLLTKNSFLEEVRKQYVITARAKGLGESQILYRHVFRNAIIPIITGFPGSFITAFFTGALLIETIFSLDGMGLLAFDSVMNRDYPVVLGTLYFFTLIGLISRLLSDLSYVWVDPRISFEKVQ, encoded by the coding sequence GTGAGTCTGTACATCCTGAAACGCTTCCTGCTCATGATCCCCACCCTGTTCGGGGTCATGTTCATCACCTTTGTCATTACCCAATTTGTGCCCGGCGGCCCGGTTGAACGCATGATGGCCCAGATTGAGGGTCGGGGTGCAGGTGGCGAATCCGGTGGCGGTAGCGGAGGACTCTATCAGGGCAAAAAGGGCCTTGATGAGGAGCGTATCGAGCAGCTGAAAAAGCTCTATGGTTTTGACAAACCGCCCATCCAGCGTTTTTTCTCCATGATGGGTTCCTATCTGGTTTTTGATTTCGGGGATTCCTATTATCACCAAAAGGGCGTGGCCGAACTGGTTATCTCCAAGATGCCAGTTTCCATGTCCCTGGGGCTCTGGACCTTTCTCATTGTTTATTCCGTCTGTATTCCTCTTGGGATCCGCAAGGCGGTCCAGGATGGTTCCCGCTTTGATGTCATCACCAGCACAATCATTCTTGTTGGTTACGCCATTCCCGGCTTTGTTCTCGGTATCATCCTCCTTGTTCTGTTCGGGGGGGGCAGTTTTTGGAACATCTTCCCCCTGCGTGGGCTGGTCTCGGATAACTGGGCTGAGTTAAGCTGGTCAGCCAAGGTCCTGGACTATCTCTGGCATATGGTCCTACCGATCATTTCCACCTCTGTGGGGAGTCTGGCAGTTATGACCCTGCTGACCAAGAACTCTTTTTTAGAAGAGGTCCGCAAACAATACGTGATCACCGCCAGGGCAAAGGGCTTGGGGGAAAGTCAGATCCTGTATCGCCATGTTTTTCGTAATGCCATTATCCCTATCATTACTGGTTTTCCCGGCTCGTTTATCACAGCCTTCTTTACCGGTGCCCTACTCATCGAAACCATTTTTTCCCTGGACGGCATGGGCCTGCTGGCCTTTGACTCGGTGATGAACAGGGATTACCCTGTGGTTCTAGGTACCCTGTATTTCTTCACCCTGATCGGTCTCATTTCCAGGCTCCTTTCCGATCTGAGTTATGTCTGGGTTGACCCAAGAATTTCTTTTGAAAAAGTCCAATAA
- a CDS encoding type II toxin-antitoxin system VapC family toxin, with product MYLLDTNVVSELRKAGTNKIDHNVQLWASQLTVPDLYLSVITLLELEMGILLLERKDSEQGAILRSWFDEYVIPAFSGRILDIDSTIALHCAALHVPDHQSDRDALIAATALVHGMTVVTRNIADFEPTGVALLNPWLEQKK from the coding sequence ATGTACCTACTTGATACTAATGTCGTTTCAGAACTACGCAAAGCAGGGACGAATAAAATTGATCACAATGTCCAGCTCTGGGCCAGTCAACTTACTGTCCCAGATCTCTACCTGTCGGTCATCACACTGCTGGAGCTGGAAATGGGTATCTTATTGCTTGAACGAAAAGATAGCGAACAGGGGGCGATCCTTCGATCCTGGTTTGACGAGTATGTTATCCCAGCATTTTCAGGACGTATTCTGGATATTGATAGCACTATAGCACTACATTGCGCAGCCTTACATGTTCCAGACCACCAGTCAGACCGGGATGCACTTATTGCAGCAACAGCACTTGTCCACGGCATGACAGTCGTTACCCGCAATATTGCAGACTTTGAGCCCACAGGAGTAGCTCTGCTGAATCCTTGGCTTGAACAGAAAAAATAA
- the glmS gene encoding glutamine--fructose-6-phosphate transaminase (isomerizing) — MCGIVGYTGNRKVIPVLLEGLRRLEYRGYDSAGLVYQHQDALVKFRAAGKLVNLEQVLDEYIGADAHTGLGHTRWATHGAPTEDNAHPHSDCTGELVVVHNGIVENYGKLKQELLADGHRFSSDTDTEVLAHLIEKYLEDDLVDAVRKALARVDGSYALGVMWLKDPDRLVAARNQSPLVMGVDAEACYLASDIPALLPYTKDVIFLDDHELAVLEKGSYTIMGIESGQEISKQVKTIDWNAAMAEKAGYKHFMLKEIFEQPQAILNTVSGRIIPDTGDVDLPEIGLSDEELRNIERIALVACGTSWHAALVAKYWIEKWAGIPVDVDIASEFRYRRLLLNERVLTVSISQSGETADTLAGIRLAASLGSRVVTICNVVGSTMTREADGVIYTHAGPEIGVASTKAFTSQLSALFLFTLYLAQVRKTIDQDTLKELGAALVEIAAVIDTTLPVMQGQIREMIEGYYDAKDFLFVGRGLNFPIALEGALKLKEISYIHAEGYAAGELKHGPIALIDRDMPVMALVPQDAVYQKSISNVEEIRARQGRLLLIGTEGDEHLAELTDDILYLPKVHEELNPLLYTIPAQLLSYEIANRRGCDVDQPRNLAKSVTVE; from the coding sequence ATGTGTGGGATAGTCGGTTATACCGGGAATAGAAAGGTCATCCCTGTATTACTGGAAGGATTGCGCCGTTTGGAGTATCGGGGATATGATTCTGCCGGTCTTGTGTATCAGCACCAGGATGCATTGGTGAAATTTCGGGCTGCCGGAAAATTGGTGAACCTGGAGCAGGTGCTTGATGAATATATCGGTGCAGACGCCCATACCGGACTTGGCCATACCCGTTGGGCGACCCACGGCGCCCCTACTGAGGATAATGCCCATCCCCATTCTGATTGTACAGGTGAACTGGTGGTGGTGCATAATGGTATTGTAGAGAATTATGGAAAACTCAAGCAGGAACTTCTTGCAGACGGGCATCGTTTTTCCTCAGACACCGATACAGAAGTACTTGCTCATCTGATTGAAAAGTATCTGGAAGATGACTTGGTGGATGCTGTGCGCAAGGCCCTGGCCCGTGTTGATGGCTCCTATGCCCTGGGCGTGATGTGGCTCAAGGATCCAGATCGCCTGGTGGCTGCGCGTAACCAGAGTCCTTTGGTTATGGGCGTGGATGCAGAGGCCTGCTATCTGGCTTCGGATATTCCGGCCTTGTTGCCTTATACCAAGGATGTCATTTTTCTTGATGATCACGAGTTGGCGGTCCTGGAAAAGGGTTCCTACACCATCATGGGTATCGAAAGCGGGCAAGAAATAAGCAAGCAGGTCAAGACCATTGACTGGAATGCAGCAATGGCTGAAAAGGCCGGTTATAAGCATTTCATGCTTAAGGAGATCTTTGAGCAGCCTCAGGCAATCCTGAACACGGTGAGCGGTAGGATTATCCCAGATACTGGGGATGTTGACCTGCCGGAGATCGGTCTTTCTGATGAGGAATTACGAAACATCGAACGCATCGCCTTGGTAGCCTGTGGAACGTCCTGGCATGCCGCCCTGGTGGCAAAATACTGGATTGAAAAATGGGCTGGAATCCCCGTGGATGTGGATATTGCCTCGGAATTTCGTTATCGCCGCCTCCTTCTCAATGAGCGGGTCTTGACCGTTTCTATTTCGCAGTCCGGGGAGACCGCTGATACTTTGGCTGGTATCCGTCTGGCTGCTTCACTGGGCTCCAGAGTAGTGACCATCTGTAATGTGGTCGGCTCCACCATGACCAGGGAGGCAGACGGTGTGATCTACACCCATGCTGGTCCTGAGATCGGGGTGGCCTCCACCAAGGCCTTTACCAGTCAGCTTTCCGCTTTGTTCCTCTTCACCCTCTATCTGGCACAGGTCCGTAAAACCATTGACCAGGATACGCTCAAGGAACTGGGTGCTGCCCTTGTAGAGATAGCTGCCGTGATTGACACAACCCTGCCGGTCATGCAGGGGCAGATCCGGGAGATGATTGAGGGTTATTATGATGCCAAGGATTTTCTTTTTGTCGGGCGGGGACTGAATTTTCCCATTGCCCTGGAAGGTGCCTTGAAACTCAAGGAGATTTCCTATATCCATGCTGAGGGCTATGCTGCTGGTGAGCTTAAGCACGGCCCCATTGCCCTGATTGATCGAGATATGCCGGTCATGGCTTTGGTGCCCCAGGATGCTGTTTATCAAAAGTCTATTTCCAATGTTGAGGAAATTCGGGCTCGCCAGGGACGCTTGCTCCTGATCGGCACAGAAGGGGACGAGCATCTTGCTGAATTAACAGATGATATACTCTATCTGCCCAAAGTCCATGAGGAGCTCAATCCTTTGCTCTACACCATCCCGGCCCAGCTGCTTTCCTACGAAATAGCCAATCGCCGTGGTTGTGATGTGGATCAGCCGAGGAATTTGGCCAAGAGTGTGACAGTGGAATAA
- a CDS encoding gamma-glutamyltransferase, with translation MEIKKSKKALVAAGHEEVAKAAAIILEAGGNAFDAVVAAGLASTVAEPMLTSLGGGGFALARTADQEEIFFDFFVDTPGIGLENKELEPHFYPIDVDFAGSTQEFNIGLGSVAVPGTLKGLLHIHERLGRMPLQEIVEPAIALAQGHELNHIQAYFLKILCPILELGETGRVLYKASGQLIKEGETLINPELANFLLQLPEDKGKEFYLGTLAAQIDQDMRNGQGLLTAQDLAAYTVHERKPLRIPYHGHTLLTAPDMGGSLIGLSLFLQERAGEAIGPVQNWASTEHLLRTLGVMHEVERLRKQGLCTPQALEAFIKGKEPTASVAHIRQFSRGTTHVSIADNMGNIAAMTCSNGEGSGYFVPGTGIMLNNMMGEDDLHPGGFHAEPPGQRVGSMMSPSALLHGDEVKLVFGSGGSKRIRTALSQVLTQVVDFKRDLADAVLAPRMYWDGDANILQVEPGFSAKALQALEEQVQVNHWQAPDLYFGGVHAVMPGLSGVGDPRRGGSVAMVEL, from the coding sequence ATGGAGATAAAAAAAAGCAAAAAGGCACTTGTTGCCGCAGGCCATGAAGAGGTGGCCAAGGCCGCAGCCATTATTCTGGAAGCGGGCGGTAATGCCTTTGATGCCGTGGTCGCGGCTGGCCTGGCCAGCACTGTTGCTGAACCCATGCTGACCAGTTTGGGCGGGGGCGGCTTTGCCTTGGCCCGTACAGCGGATCAGGAGGAGATATTTTTTGATTTCTTTGTTGATACCCCTGGTATCGGTCTGGAAAATAAAGAGCTGGAGCCCCATTTTTATCCCATAGATGTTGACTTTGCCGGTTCCACCCAGGAATTCAATATCGGTCTGGGCTCTGTGGCTGTCCCCGGTACCCTGAAGGGACTTTTGCATATCCACGAACGGCTTGGCCGGATGCCCTTGCAGGAGATTGTGGAACCAGCTATTGCCCTGGCACAGGGTCATGAACTGAATCATATCCAGGCCTATTTCCTCAAGATACTTTGTCCGATCCTGGAGCTCGGTGAAACAGGGCGTGTACTCTATAAAGCCAGTGGTCAGCTTATCAAAGAGGGGGAGACCCTGATTAATCCTGAGCTTGCAAATTTTCTTCTCCAGTTACCAGAAGACAAGGGCAAGGAATTTTACTTGGGAACACTTGCTGCCCAGATTGACCAGGACATGCGCAATGGTCAGGGCCTGCTTACAGCCCAGGATCTTGCCGCTTATACAGTCCATGAGCGTAAACCTCTACGAATCCCCTATCATGGGCATACCCTGCTCACAGCACCGGATATGGGTGGTTCGCTGATCGGACTGTCCTTATTTCTCCAGGAAAGAGCTGGCGAGGCCATCGGGCCTGTGCAGAATTGGGCAAGCACAGAGCACCTGCTCCGTACCCTCGGTGTCATGCATGAGGTGGAAAGGTTACGAAAACAGGGACTGTGTACCCCTCAGGCCCTGGAAGCCTTTATCAAAGGAAAGGAACCGACTGCAAGTGTTGCCCATATTCGCCAATTCAGTCGGGGCACCACCCATGTCTCCATTGCTGACAACATGGGCAATATTGCTGCCATGACCTGTTCCAACGGTGAGGGCTCTGGCTATTTTGTGCCGGGCACCGGCATTATGCTCAATAATATGATGGGAGAAGATGATCTTCATCCGGGTGGATTTCATGCTGAACCACCGGGTCAGCGGGTTGGCTCTATGATGTCCCCCTCTGCCCTTCTGCACGGAGATGAGGTCAAGCTGGTCTTTGGTAGCGGCGGTTCCAAACGGATCAGGACTGCTCTGTCCCAGGTGTTGACCCAGGTGGTCGACTTCAAACGTGATCTGGCGGATGCAGTGCTGGCACCGAGAATGTACTGGGACGGTGATGCAAACATTCTTCAGGTGGAACCCGGTTTCAGCGCTAAGGCCTTACAGGCCCTGGAAGAGCAAGTCCAGGTCAATCACTGGCAGGCCCCGGATCTCTACTTCGGTGGCGTGCATGCGGTTATGCCCGGCCTGAGCGGCGTGGGCGACCCCAGGCGAGGCGGCTCTGTAGCAATGGTGGAACTGTGA
- a CDS encoding type II toxin-antitoxin system Phd/YefM family antitoxin has product MSITTISSRTFNRDVGKAKKAAQTGPVIITDRGQPAYVLMHIDQYRQVTGNKKSILDLLAMPGAENIDFTPPRMQNNTYNPAKLL; this is encoded by the coding sequence ATGTCTATCACAACAATTTCCAGCAGAACATTCAACAGAGATGTTGGCAAGGCAAAAAAGGCTGCTCAAACCGGTCCGGTCATTATTACAGATCGAGGACAGCCAGCCTATGTTCTTATGCATATAGATCAATACCGACAGGTTACCGGGAATAAAAAGAGCATTCTGGACCTACTTGCCATGCCCGGCGCAGAAAACATCGATTTCACTCCGCCCCGCATGCAAAACAACACATATAACCCCGCTAAGCTATTATAA
- the recJ gene encoding single-stranded-DNA-specific exonuclease RecJ: MTTTKEYLPYILPPPLTTTEAACAQKLARDFRLPGVIAELLCQRGVTDPEEAASYLAPQLSALPSPATLKGLDAAVDLLVTSIQARQQVVIHGDYDVDGITSTVLLTDFLAKLGVQAIWHLPNRLTDDYGLTMKSVATLAEKVEMPALLITVDCGISTADEVAYAKELGFRVIITDHHQPPSDSSRIPQADAVLNPRQEDCAFAYKDLSGVGVTFFLIMALRRRLVEEGFWTQETMPNLRDSLDLVALGTVADVMQLTGVNRILVRAGLEVLGERSRPGIRALCKVTGTGQGIISAEDIAYQLAPRINAAGRLGNPELAAELLLSEGETANDLAQELEQANLLRRELEAAVLDEAVRQAEAQLGEGMESLVLYGRNWHLGVIGIIASRMVDRYHVPSLVFTGDTPAYRMEEGEVAVVKGSGRSVPGLDLHRALELCQEQILRFGGHAMAAGLTVRQDAFEAFRALFDEQVQQMERDEQVLGTSIDALLDEEQNCQDILRGLQLMEPFGEGNPEPVFLVQNVYLEEVHCLREHLKFFLRLNGTRLSGIGFFMAEQHSFAEAGRVDLGFRLKESCFRGRKRLEVHAVSLKPAATQHGHMSS, encoded by the coding sequence TTGACCACCACAAAAGAATACCTCCCCTATATCCTCCCTCCACCACTCACTACCACCGAGGCTGCATGCGCCCAAAAACTGGCCCGAGATTTTCGCCTGCCCGGGGTGATCGCAGAGCTTCTTTGTCAGCGCGGAGTAACAGACCCGGAGGAAGCCGCCTCTTATCTCGCTCCCCAGCTGTCCGCACTTCCCTCTCCTGCCACGTTAAAAGGACTGGATGCAGCGGTTGACCTTCTTGTTACAAGTATTCAGGCCAGGCAACAGGTGGTGATTCACGGAGATTACGACGTGGACGGCATTACCTCCACTGTTCTCCTGACTGATTTCCTGGCCAAACTTGGTGTGCAGGCCATCTGGCATTTACCCAATCGTCTGACCGATGATTACGGCCTGACCATGAAATCCGTGGCCACGCTGGCCGAAAAAGTAGAGATGCCAGCCTTGTTAATTACAGTGGATTGCGGCATCAGCACTGCGGATGAGGTGGCCTATGCCAAGGAGCTGGGCTTCCGGGTGATTATTACGGACCACCATCAACCACCCAGCGATTCTAGTCGGATCCCCCAGGCCGATGCGGTGCTGAACCCTCGCCAGGAGGATTGCGCCTTTGCCTATAAGGATCTTTCCGGTGTTGGGGTGACCTTCTTTCTCATCATGGCGCTGCGGCGCAGGCTAGTGGAAGAGGGCTTCTGGACTCAGGAGACCATGCCGAATCTCAGGGACTCTTTGGATTTAGTGGCCCTGGGAACGGTGGCTGATGTGATGCAGCTGACCGGGGTCAATCGTATTCTGGTTAGGGCTGGGTTAGAGGTGCTGGGAGAGCGCAGTCGACCTGGGATTCGGGCCTTGTGCAAGGTCACCGGAACAGGCCAGGGAATAATTTCGGCTGAGGATATCGCCTATCAGCTGGCCCCAAGGATCAATGCCGCAGGCCGCTTAGGTAATCCTGAGCTGGCAGCAGAGCTCCTCCTCAGCGAGGGTGAGACAGCCAATGATCTGGCCCAGGAATTAGAGCAGGCCAACCTCCTGCGGCGGGAGCTTGAAGCGGCTGTTCTGGATGAGGCTGTGCGTCAGGCTGAGGCCCAGCTTGGCGAGGGCATGGAGAGCCTGGTCCTGTACGGTAGGAATTGGCATCTAGGCGTCATCGGTATCATTGCCTCCCGCATGGTGGACCGCTACCATGTCCCGTCTCTTGTCTTTACCGGGGATACACCAGCCTATCGCATGGAAGAAGGCGAAGTGGCGGTGGTCAAGGGGTCGGGTCGTTCTGTGCCAGGACTTGATCTGCATCGTGCTTTGGAGCTTTGCCAGGAGCAGATCCTCCGCTTCGGTGGTCATGCTATGGCGGCTGGACTTACCGTTCGACAGGATGCCTTCGAAGCCTTCCGTGCTCTGTTTGATGAACAGGTTCAGCAGATGGAGCGGGATGAACAGGTGCTGGGGACCAGTATTGATGCCCTGCTGGATGAGGAGCAGAATTGCCAGGATATCCTGCGCGGCCTGCAGCTGATGGAGCCCTTTGGCGAGGGTAATCCTGAGCCGGTATTTCTGGTTCAGAATGTTTATCTGGAAGAGGTCCATTGTCTGCGGGAACACCTGAAATTTTTCCTTCGCCTCAACGGTACGCGCCTCAGCGGGATAGGTTTTTTTATGGCTGAGCAGCATAGCTTTGCCGAGGCGGGCAGGGTGGACTTAGGCTTTCGTTTAAAGGAATCCTGCTTTCGAGGGCGAAAACGCTTGGAGGTCCATGCAGTTTCCTTGAAGCCAGCAGCTACGCAACACGGGCATATGTCTTCTTGA
- a CDS encoding ABC transporter permease → MKRQTIAARRWRNFKKNRRGFYSLIIFSLLFGLSLFAEVLSNDKPLLVKYEGSYYFPLLKAYPETVFGGIFDTETDYRDPYILEKLSTDGNTIIFPPNPYSYTSINLESDQPVPTPPSDDNLLGTDDRGRDVLARLIYGFRLSVLFSLALTFIGTLLGIIAGAIQGYFGGKVDLFFQRFIEIWSAMPELYLLIIFFSIFKPTILLILLLFSLFGWMGLSDYVRAEFLKGRNMEYVKAAKALGVGNLTIMYRHLLPNGMTPVITFLPFRMSGAILYLTSLDFLGLGAPPPTPSLGELLNQGKANIEAWWLSFTTFGVLVGMLVLLIFIGEALREAFDPRRQ, encoded by the coding sequence ATGAAGAGGCAGACAATTGCGGCTCGCAGATGGAGAAATTTTAAGAAAAACCGGAGAGGTTTCTATAGCCTGATCATCTTCAGTTTACTCTTCGGCCTCTCTCTTTTTGCCGAAGTCCTGAGTAATGATAAGCCCTTGCTGGTCAAATACGAAGGATCGTATTATTTCCCTTTGCTCAAGGCCTACCCGGAAACCGTGTTTGGAGGTATTTTTGATACGGAAACAGATTACAGAGATCCCTATATCCTGGAAAAACTCAGCACTGACGGTAACACGATCATTTTCCCGCCCAATCCCTACAGCTATACCTCGATTAATCTTGAGAGTGATCAGCCTGTTCCTACGCCGCCTTCGGACGACAACCTCCTCGGCACTGATGACCGAGGCAGAGATGTCCTAGCCCGCCTGATTTATGGCTTCCGTCTTTCTGTGCTGTTTAGTTTAGCCCTCACCTTCATAGGGACCCTTCTTGGCATCATTGCCGGAGCAATTCAAGGATATTTTGGCGGCAAGGTAGACCTGTTTTTTCAGCGCTTCATAGAAATCTGGAGTGCTATGCCGGAGCTCTACCTTCTCATTATCTTTTTTTCCATTTTTAAACCCACTATCCTGCTCATCTTACTGCTTTTCTCTTTGTTCGGATGGATGGGCTTATCCGATTATGTGCGGGCGGAGTTTCTCAAGGGTCGCAATATGGAATATGTCAAGGCGGCCAAGGCCCTGGGTGTCGGCAACCTGACCATCATGTACCGGCATCTTCTGCCTAATGGTATGACCCCGGTCATCACCTTTCTTCCCTTCAGGATGTCTGGAGCGATCCTCTATCTCACCTCCCTGGATTTCCTCGGCCTTGGAGCTCCCCCACCAACTCCCAGCCTGGGTGAACTCCTCAATCAGGGCAAAGCTAATATAGAAGCCTGGTGGCTCTCGTTCACAACCTTTGGTGTTCTGGTTGGTATGCTAGTTCTGCTGATCTTTATCGGCGAGGCTCTCCGAGAGGCCTTTGACCCGCGCAGGCAGTAG
- a CDS encoding FecR family protein has protein sequence MSLQAAIMLMVVLFFTSSFALESSSLLEFLGSEHPPFLALLPPTLAIEESFRPSSNPFAGTVDKVEGVAYVYHQDDTIAYTLKENLPLFNGDTLVTGEKSRLTLQMADESSLILTAETKLTIDRSLPRMMVRDTVLQLFFGRIRSLVKKLAGEYTIRTPTGSVGVRGTDFMVAVAPTPASARPVWMKHVPATLLTAVLTGGRQSTVELAGQYGPSVQVTPLSVAGVRTGGQAEPAVHVGPAAVALLQSVAPLPEDQSVQVSTSSSGTGPCWPFSFKPLKELKFFRICE, from the coding sequence TTGTCACTCCAGGCCGCCATCATGCTGATGGTGGTTCTTTTTTTCACGTCTAGTTTTGCCCTTGAGAGCAGTAGCCTGCTGGAGTTTCTTGGGTCAGAACATCCTCCTTTTCTTGCCCTCTTGCCACCCACCCTGGCCATTGAAGAAAGCTTTAGACCGAGCAGCAATCCCTTTGCCGGGACTGTTGATAAGGTGGAGGGCGTGGCCTATGTCTACCATCAGGACGATACTATTGCCTATACATTAAAAGAAAACCTACCACTCTTTAACGGCGATACCCTGGTCACCGGAGAAAAGAGCCGCCTTACCTTGCAGATGGCCGATGAAAGCTCGCTTATTCTGACCGCTGAAACCAAACTGACCATAGACAGGTCCCTGCCCAGAATGATGGTCCGTGACACGGTTCTGCAACTTTTCTTTGGCAGGATTCGTTCCTTGGTGAAGAAGCTTGCGGGTGAATATACCATCAGGACTCCGACAGGAAGCGTCGGGGTGCGGGGGACGGATTTCATGGTGGCTGTGGCTCCGACCCCTGCGAGTGCAAGGCCGGTCTGGATGAAGCATGTGCCAGCAACTTTGCTGACAGCAGTCCTTACAGGAGGGAGGCAATCAACTGTGGAGCTTGCCGGTCAATACGGTCCTTCGGTGCAGGTCACGCCGCTTTCTGTGGCCGGGGTGCGTACCGGTGGTCAGGCGGAGCCTGCCGTACATGTCGGTCCAGCCGCAGTGGCCCTGTTGCAGAGCGTTGCTCCGCTTCCTGAGGACCAGTCCGTGCAAGTGAGCACGTCGTCTTCAGGAACAGGGCCTTGTTGGCCGTTTTCCTTCAAGCCGTTAAAGGAATTAAAGTTTTTTCGGATCTGCGAGTAG